In Parabacteroides timonensis, the genomic stretch AGAAGTAAACGGTACACCCTATAATGTAAAGATGGAGAAACCGGCAAAAAAACAAATGGTTACTCTGAAACGTCCGGCTCAGGCTCCGACAACCCCTTCAGGAGAATCGGTTATCACACGCCCGGCTGCCTCTACCACACAGGGAGCTGTTAAAACTCCGCTGCCCGGTGTTATCCTGCAGATCAAATGTAATGTAGGCGACACTGTAAAAAGAGGACAAACTCTTCTTATCCTTGAGGCCATGAAGATGGAAAACAACATCAACGCAGACCGCGATGGTAAGATTATTGAAATTAAAGTACACAAAGGAGATTCTGTACTGGAAGGTGCCGATCTCGTCGTAATCGGATAAGAATATGCAAGAGAGTTTTATGTCATTCCTGGGTGACAACCTACAGTTGTTCCTCACCTACACAGGGGTATATAATGCAACTCCGGGCCATATCGTCATGATTTTGGTAGGTTTGCTCTTTATATTCCTTGCGATAAAATACGAGTTTGAACCTATGCTTCTGATTCCTATCGGATTCGGTATCCTGATCGGTAATATTCCTTTCAAAGATGCAGGATTACAGGTAGGTATTTATGAACAAGGGTCTGTACTGAACATCCTCTATCAAGGGGTAACCTCCGGATGGTATCCACCATTGATCTTCCTCGGTATCGGGGCCATGACCGACTTCTCCGCTTTGATATCCAATCCAAAGTTGATGTTGATCGGTGCTGCTGCCCAGTTCGGAATCTTTGGTGCTTACATTATTGCTCTTCAGATGGGATTCGAACCGAACCAGGCTGGTGCTATCGGTATTATCGGTGGTGCTGACGGTCCTACGGCTATCTTCCTGTCTTCAAAACTGGCTCCAAACCTCATGGGTGCTATTGCGGTGTCAGCCTATTCGTATATGGCATTGGTACCTATTATCCAGCCGCCATTCATGCGTCTGCTTACCACAAAGAAAGAACGTCTGATCCGTATGAAACCGCCGAGAGCCGTTTCTTCTACGGAAAAGATCATCTTCCCGATTATCGGTCTGTTGCTGACTTGCTTCCTGGTTCCTTCCGGTTTGCCTCTGTTGGGTATGCTATTCTTCGGTAACCTGTTGAAAGAAAGTGGTGTGACACGTCGTCTGGCAGAAACTGCCCGCGGTCCGCTGATCGATACAATCACAATCCTGTTAGGTATCACGGTAGGTGCTTCTACACAAGCAACTCAGTTCCTGACCTTGAACTCTGTTAAGATCTTCGGCCTTGGTGCATTGTCATTCGTAATCGCAACATGTGCCGGTGTATTGTTCGTTAAGTTCTTCAACCTGTTCCTGAAACAAGGTAACAAGATCAATCCGCTTATCGGTAACGCCGGTGTATCCGCCGTTCCTGACTCTGCACGTATCTCTCAGATCGTAGGTTTGGAATATGACCCGACCAACTATCTGTTGATGCACGCTATGGGTCCGAACGTAGCAGGTGTGATCGGTTCTGCTGTAGCTGCCGGTATCCTGTTAGGATTCTTAGGATAAGATTTGAAGGATATTCTGAATATCCCAGAAATAAAAGATGGCATGTGTAAATGGACATTAAACTCCATTTTACATGCCATCCTTGTATTAACGACAATTCTTACATATTTATTCAACCACCATCGGACTCACTACCGGATCAGCTACTTCTTCCACTGTTGTTCCGACGAATAACCATACCATCAGGAGAACAATTGCCACTACTACCCCAATGACCAACCAAACATTTTTCTTTTTCATATTTATGCCATTCTGTTTCTATTATGAGCATAAAACAGCAAATGCAATGATTTGGTTTAAAATCAGCTACCATAATTCTTTTTTCACAAAACAACCATCATACTATCATTAATCAAACATAAAACAATGATTATAAAGCTATTAACCTTATGATAGTTATTCATTTAAACCATCATAACATCTATCATACGATCATATCAGACTTCATAAACATAATGATATTCAACCATTTATTTCTTTTACATAATAACAAGTCCCTCTATTCGTCCGCTTATTCGGTACGTTATTTCGCTTCAAAAGTTTGCCGAAGTTGAGTATCATCGTTTTTGTGATGATAAAACCGGGGTGTTTTTCGGCTATAATATCCAGTATTTCGGTAGCGAGCAGCGGTTTCAAACCCTCCGTATCTTCCGGGATCGTGAAATAACGAAGGAACAATTGCTCTTCGGCCGGGACTTGCTGGAAACGCTGGTTGTTCTCCACGATTGCCGCTTCCTCCTCGTGCGTGAACCAGAAACGCTCGCCACGGCGCAACATTTCTTTCGCTTCGGCGTAAAGCTGTCCGTAATCGATCGGCTGAATATAATCGATCAGGCCTTCGATCTCTACACAGACAAAACGGCGACTTCCGGTCGGATCGGTCAGTAAATCAAAATTATTACTGGTAGCGATAAAAGTCGCATAACGACGAAGGCTGCGCGTCGAACTCTGATAAGGCAAGCGGGCATTGACCACCGCCTTCTGCAACACATGCTTCAGAAAACTCTGGTGTGAAGCCTTCACCGAATCGAACTCGTCGATATTGATCAACGCATAGCGGTGCAAAGCCAGTTCCGCCTCCTTCTTATTGCCGAAATCGATACTGTCCGTATAAAAAGGACGGAGTGCCGGCGGTAATAAGTTCAGGCAAAAAGTTGACTTTCCGCATCCCTGGTCACCCACCAACAAAGGCGTCGTACTGTTCCCGTGATCCTTATCCATCTGCATCCAATGGGCAACCATACTCAGGAACCAACGGTAAAAACAATCCTGCCACAGCGGATTACTGTTAGGTACCCGATCTGCCAACACCCGGATATGCGGTTTGCCATCCCAGGCCGGAAGGTTAGCCAGGAACGACTCGATCGGATGATACGACGGGATTTGGTCGGAATGCACATACCGGTCGATATCCTTATCCCACACATTCAGCCCCTCTTTCTGCGCCTCCAGGCAGATAGTATTACGAACCTTCTGTGTATAAGGATGATAAACAAACTGGATAACCGATCGATCCAGATATTCCACCTCCCCGTTCATCTCGTTCAAACGGAAATAATAACGCCTCGACATAAACTCTTCCAACTGCATCACCAGCGAAAAACATTCCGGCAAAGGCAATTTGCCTTCCCCGACCTTCTTCAGCAAATAAACCGAACGGAATACACTGCGTATCAGCACCTTCTGAGGTTTCAGCAAATCATACCGAAGCATCCATCCTACCGCTTCTTCCTCCGGTATTCCCAGACGGCAACAGTTTTGCGCCATCTCCGTAAATAATGCCTGAAGATCGTTACCGCCGATAGCGGCAAATTTACGGACAACCTCAACCAACGCCACACTGAAAAGCGTAGCAACCTGCGAGTTACGCTCCAACCCCGGCAACAAGCGGTCGACCGGATCGACCGGAGCATCCTGCACGATACGCAGTTCACCCTCGGAAGGCATCTGCAAAGGTTGCTCTATCCGGATTGCCATCGCATCCGGATTATAATACAACCCGGCATCATAACTGACCCGGGTACCCCGCGAAAGCACCGGCTCCTTCAACGTGACCATACTGCTCAACTGAGGCTGGTAATACCTGACAGCCAACTGGTAAGCTGCCGCATGAAATAATTTCGCCTTCTCTTCCGAGCGGGGTAACTTTCCGTCCGGCAAGGTAAACGGCACGATTATCTTCACCGACTTGCCGCTCAACCCGATAAAAGCCAACAACGTCTGCGGCATAGCGGAAGCTTCTTCGCGCACACGAGCAGCCTCTGCCATATCCGACAAACCGTTCACTTCCAAAACAATACATCCCGTATAGGTCTTTATCCGAACCTGCCCCTCTTCTTTTCGATAAGTGGCGCCCCAAACAATAACCGGCATTTTTCCAGTCCATTCATTAAGATATCCAGGCAATGTAAAACAGATCCTGTTACGTACTGCAGCAATCTGTTCCGCCAGACTGTCGGAACGCAACATATCTACAACCGCTTCCAGGTTACGGATCTGCACCATTAGTTGCTCTTTCTTATAACGGTATTGTGTAACTTTCATTCGAACGGGTATCTTTCAAATTTAAAAAACTTCATTTCTTTACGCAGGCGCGGACTCATCCTGAAACAAACGCGTTTCGCTTTCACCCGATGGGGAGTGCAATCCTTTTTGTCCTCATATCCTTCACTGGCAGCCGAAAGATATAAGTCACCCATATCCTTGAGTTCTACGGAATATCCGTCTTTAAGGCATTCCTTAATCACATCGCTCAGCTCGCAGACGGTTACCAGCACATCTCCGCGCGTCAATGAACAACGGTCGGCTATCACTTCAGCCAACTTTTCGGTTGTAACTCGTCCCGTACTAACCGGAACACCATAAAACAGCTTCTTTTCTACCGGACCTGTCTTATCCGTTTTTGCTCGGACTACATAGAAATGTGCCATAAATAAGGAGTTTTTATTAATAATAATACTAGTAAACTTCACCAAGACGGGCATTTTAGCCCATTTTACACCCGGATCTGAACGATGCTTACATCCGGGTGTAAATACCCTCGAGACCCGGATGGCGGCAACTTTATCTCCTTACAAATATAAGAAAAGTATCGCATATAAACAATGTTTTTCAATAGTTTATTTCATTTTTTCTTATTGCATTTTTCATATAGAAAGAACTAAAAACCGGGCGTTCCTGCAAATAAAAGAGTGATAGTATGGTGATAGATAGTGATAGTTTATTTCACATACTATCACGCTATAAATAGATAATAATCTTATATTTATAATAAAAAGTGATAGTATGATAGTTATTTTTTATAAAATCTATGTATATTTGTCAGAAATGAGAAAACTACTTTAGTAAAAATAAAAGGAGTATAGAACCACTAAATTGAAAATAAAAATGGGACTTTTTAGCAGACCAACAGTACCATCGCCTTCCGGCGGGCATTCGTTCGTTGATGTAATTCAAAATGAGGGCAACAATACGGGACGCGGACTTATCGCCTGGCGACATCCCAGTAGCGACTTCAACACCCATTCAAAAATACTTGTCCGCAAAGGAGAAGAGGCCATTTTTGAAAACGGTGCCAGCGAATGGGCGGTCTTTCCCAGTGGGACGGAATGCGAATTGAAGACACAGAACATTGCAGTGATACGGTCTTTCCGTGAAGCATTGTCGGGCGGAAAGAGCTATTTCCCTTGCCGGGTTTATTTCGTTTCCGTCGAAGAATTTGAAATTCCCTGGGGTACCATAGATCCCATCGGATACACATGCCCTTTGTTGGGTGCCGGTGCCCAGTTGAGAGGTGGCGGTATTTATGTCATACGCGTTATCGACACGGAAACTTTTGTTAAGAAGGTGTTACGAGACAACAGCAGCTACACGACAGATCATTTGAAAGAGAAGCTGTTCGAACGTGTTTACCAGGAAATTGCAGACATCATTTCTTCGGTATTGGAGAAGAACGGCATCAATTCGATGGAGTGCTCGAAAAAGAAAAAGGAGATAGCACAACTCAGCCTGCCGGACATTCAGAAGTTATTGGAAGCTTACGGTATCATGCTGGTCGATTTCACTATCAGTCTCGAACTGGATGAAGAACAGCGCCAGATGTACGAGCAAGCTGTCCGCCTGCAACGCATGAGTGCACAAGGCGAAGCACAAGCCCGTATCATCGGCGCACATAGCAAAGTGGAAGAACTCCACACGATGGGGAATGCCTACGCCACCATCAAGGGGATGGATATGCTTCAGACGATTGCAGAAAATCCGGGAGCCGGCGGTATAGCCAGCGCAGGTGCCGGCCTAGGAATGGGCATGGCGGCCGGTGGAACGTTTGCCAATATCACCCAATCCGTATTTCCCGGCAACCAGGTTCAGCAACCCGCACAGGCACCGGCACAGCCCGATCCGATGGAGTCGTTGCAAAAAATGAAGCAAATGCTGGATGCCGGATTGATACCTCAAGCTGTCTACGACCAGAAAGTAGAAGAGATATTAAGCAGATTGTAATACCCTATATCTAATCATATTTATGAAAACAACATTAATCCGTATTGTTTTTACATTGGTGTTCCTGGTGGTCTTCAACACGTTGTTTTTTCTACTGTGCGGCACAGACAATCCGACTTCCGTATGGGTTTCGTATGCGTATATCCATGTGGCGTATTTCACCATACTCTTCCTGCCCGTATTGAAAACGAAGGGGGATGCTTCTTACTACCTGTCTTCCGTCCTCTACGGACAGGCCATAACGTATTTCATCCTGGAATTGATAGCCGGTGTGGTTTTCATTATCTACCGGATGGAATCACCTGTTTGGTCGCTGGTGGTACAGACCGCTCTCTGGCTGATTTTCGTAGTCCTCATTTTAGGAAATGCCTGGGCGAATCAGGCAACTGCGCAATCGCTTGAAAAACGCAAGCAGGATATAGATGCTTACCAGTCGATGAGGATGAGCCTGAAAAGGCTGATGGCGAAAACAGACAAACCGGAACTGAAAAGACTGATCGCCGATTGCTCCGACAAACTGGAAGCCAGCTCTTCGCGGCAGACCCAGGAGTCTGAAAAGATCGACATCGAGATAGAACAGGCGATCGCTTCCCTGCGACAATCCATAACGGAAAGTAATGTTGAAGAATCCACATCATTAGCCAGACAGCTGGCAGGCCTGATCGAAGAAAGAAAAACAATATTAAAATATTCTCATTAACTTATTAACTCATTTAATATTTGATATTATGGCAGAAACTATGCAATTGCAGATCGTGAAGTGCCCGGCATGTAATCAGACGCTCACTTCATTCAGTGCTTTTAAGTCGACAGCAACATGTCCCCGTTGCGGCACCGTGATGAAGAACCCGTTGGCGACCGCTAAAGAAGAAATTCGCCCTGAACGCATCATCCCGTTCACTACACAGGAAAGTAACTTCGAAAAATGTTTGGTGGATACCCTGATCAATCAGGATTTCGTTCCCAAGAACATCTTCGAATCCATCAACACCGACAATGTGTTCCGTGCTTATTTGCCGATGTATCTTTTTGAAGGTACTTACCAATCTTCATGGAGTTGCGAATCGTCTTACGAAGACCAGAAAGTAGATATTTCGAGAAACTGGACAGACAGCGGCAAGACTATTTCGACAAAGACCGTAAAGAAATGGCGTCCGCAAAACGGTAATGCAGCAGGCAATTTTGCATTTTTATGCCTTGCCAATGAAGACAGTGAAGACTTACCGGTAGAACTCCGGAATTTCACCTATCAGTTCCCCTACGACGTGATGATGTCAAAACAGTTTGACGGTGATATGCTGAACGATGAAGATGAACGCATGATAACTATCCCCCGTAATGCCGACACCAATATAGTATGGCAGAAACACGGGAAAGATTTGGTAGACGACACGGCACAGGATGCTGCACTCAACCAAATCGGCGATCAGGAAATACGTAACTTCCGCGCGTCTTCCAGTTTCAACCTGGCCACGAAAGGAGAATACATCCTGGCTCCGTTCTGGTTTGTGTACTACACTTACAACAACCAGCGGTATAATTTTATGATGGACGGAACCGGACAGCGTACCTCTTACAACTATCCGATAGATCAGGACGAAGTAGATTTTGTCAATGGAAAAGAAAAGATCAAGAAAATCGTCAAATGGCTTTGGTTACTGTGCTTTGTGTTAATGTACCTCATCGACATCACATCCGGCATTGTATTCCTCGTCCTCTGGTTCATCGGCAAATTCATAGTAAACAAAACAATGGATAACCAGATTCAAACCCATCTGCAGGAATCGAAGGCCGCCCGCCAGACAAGTGCGGCCAGGCTGGGTGTATAACAAAGAATATTATTCCGACACAACTGCTTATCGGGTTCGCTTAAATGCCCGATAAGCAGTTTTTTATTTATAGCAAAGACAGGAACGACTGCTTTCGAGCCGCCGTTATCCCAACACCTTATTCTTCGCGATCGTAGCCTGGAATTCTTTCAGGTAGAACGGTTCGAAATAGGCGACATCTTCAAACTGCCCGGCAGCAAAAGCCTTTTCCGCCAGGGGAATCATATTGACAGCCAGGGGATGAATACCATCGATAAAAATGGCATTCGACGAAGCGATCACTTCGCGGCACTTTGCGGCACCGTTGCCAAAGAAACAGACAGTTCCTTTTTCCAGGTAAGCGGCATAAGTCTGCTCATCCACGACATCGGCCGATGTTGCACGTATAGTATTCAGGCCGGCATCATAGAGGGTGGCATACACTTCCATACGGCGTGCATCGAGCATGGCGCAATACAGCCCGCCGTCAGCCAGCGGTTGTTGACGGATAGCGGTAGCGGCCAGAATATCGAGCGTATGGATACCGATCAGCGGAATGCCAAAACCGAAACATAACCCTTTCGCTACGGAAACGCCGATACGCAGGCCGGTATAAGAACCGGGGCCACTGCTGACGGCCACAGCATCCAGCGTCAATGCTTTTGCTTTCAATACAGCAAGGGCTTCTTCTACAAATACGCCCAGTAAGGCGGCATGCGAAGGTCCGTCGAAAGAGGTCTTTTCAAAAAGCACCTCTCCGTCTGCCGATAGGGCCAGGGAACAGACCAATGTTGAAGTATCAATATTTAAAATACAAGACATAACAGTTGACAGTTGACGGTTGATAGTTGACAGGTATTTTTTAATTGGACACTGCCGGTTATCAACCGGATTAATTGGTCGCAAAAGTACTAAATCGTCTTTACACGAATGAGAAAATAACGAACTTTTTATACATAGAACCAAATAATTGTCAACTGTCAACTGTCAACTATCAACTGAATAAGCTATCTTTGCACAAATTTTTAGAACAATGATACAATCAATGACTGGATTCGGTAAGGTTACAGCCGAACTTCCTTCAAAAAAGGTAACCGTAGAAATAAAAGCGCTCAACAGCAAGCAACTGGATTTATCAACCCGCATTCCGTCTATCTACAAAGATAAAGAAATGCAAATCCGTAGCCAGCTGCTTCAGTCGCTCGAACGGGGTAAGGTCGATTTCAGCATTTACATTGAATATATAGGAAAAGATACTCCTACTCAGATTAACCTCACAGCTTTTGAGAGCTATTACAGCCAGATCAAAGACATCGCTGACAAACTGAATATCGCACTTCCTACAGACTGGTTCCAGACATTATTGAAAATGCCGGATGTTATCAAGTCGGAAATCGTTGAGGTAGACGAAAGCGAATGGGAAGTGGTTTTCACAGCAGTAAAAGAGGCCATCAAGCATCTTTGCGACTTCCGTATCCAGGAAGGAGCCATGCTGCAGAAACTGTTTGAAGAGAAGATCGGTAACATTGCCCGTCTGCTCACCGAAGTGGAAGAATACGAAGGCGAACGTATCGAAAAGATCAAAACGCGCATCATGGACAACCTCGAAAAGATTGCCAACCAGGATTACGATAAGAATCGTTTTGAACAGGAAATGATCTATTATATAGAGAAACTGGATGTAAACGAAGAAAAGAACCGTCTCGACAACCACCTGAAATATTTCATCAGCACAATGAAAGACGGACATGGACAGGGTAAAAAGCTCGGTTTCATCGCCCAGGAAATGGGACGCGAGATCAACACACTCGGTTCGAAAAGCAACCATGCAGAAATGCAAAAGATCGTCGTTCAGATGAAAGACGAACTGGAACAGATCAAAGAACAGGTATTAAACGTTTTATAAAATGGCTGGTAAACTAATTATATTCTCTGCCCCGTCAGGCTCAGGTAAATCAACCATTATCAACTATCTGCTAAAGCAGAACCTGAACCTGCATTTTTCCATTTCGGCAACAAGCCGTGCTCCTCGCGGAACAGAAAAGAACGGTGTGGAATACTATTTCCTGACTCCCGACGAATTTCGCAGCCATATCGCAGCCGGTGATTTTCTGGAATACGAGGAAGTATATACCGACAAATATTACGGAACACTGAAAAGCGAAGTGGAACGCATCCTGAACGAAGGTAATAACGTG encodes the following:
- a CDS encoding biotin/lipoyl-containing protein, with translation MKSFKYTINGNVYKVHINSVVDDIAEVEVNGTPYNVKMEKPAKKQMVTLKRPAQAPTTPSGESVITRPAASTTQGAVKTPLPGVILQIKCNVGDTVKRGQTLLILEAMKMENNINADRDGKIIEIKVHKGDSVLEGADLVVIG
- a CDS encoding sodium ion-translocating decarboxylase subunit beta; protein product: MQESFMSFLGDNLQLFLTYTGVYNATPGHIVMILVGLLFIFLAIKYEFEPMLLIPIGFGILIGNIPFKDAGLQVGIYEQGSVLNILYQGVTSGWYPPLIFLGIGAMTDFSALISNPKLMLIGAAAQFGIFGAYIIALQMGFEPNQAGAIGIIGGADGPTAIFLSSKLAPNLMGAIAVSAYSYMALVPIIQPPFMRLLTTKKERLIRMKPPRAVSSTEKIIFPIIGLLLTCFLVPSGLPLLGMLFFGNLLKESGVTRRLAETARGPLIDTITILLGITVGASTQATQFLTLNSVKIFGLGALSFVIATCAGVLFVKFFNLFLKQGNKINPLIGNAGVSAVPDSARISQIVGLEYDPTNYLLMHAMGPNVAGVIGSAVAAGILLGFLG
- a CDS encoding BT4734/BF3469 family protein produces the protein MKVTQYRYKKEQLMVQIRNLEAVVDMLRSDSLAEQIAAVRNRICFTLPGYLNEWTGKMPVIVWGATYRKEEGQVRIKTYTGCIVLEVNGLSDMAEAARVREEASAMPQTLLAFIGLSGKSVKIIVPFTLPDGKLPRSEEKAKLFHAAAYQLAVRYYQPQLSSMVTLKEPVLSRGTRVSYDAGLYYNPDAMAIRIEQPLQMPSEGELRIVQDAPVDPVDRLLPGLERNSQVATLFSVALVEVVRKFAAIGGNDLQALFTEMAQNCCRLGIPEEEAVGWMLRYDLLKPQKVLIRSVFRSVYLLKKVGEGKLPLPECFSLVMQLEEFMSRRYYFRLNEMNGEVEYLDRSVIQFVYHPYTQKVRNTICLEAQKEGLNVWDKDIDRYVHSDQIPSYHPIESFLANLPAWDGKPHIRVLADRVPNSNPLWQDCFYRWFLSMVAHWMQMDKDHGNSTTPLLVGDQGCGKSTFCLNLLPPALRPFYTDSIDFGNKKEAELALHRYALINIDEFDSVKASHQSFLKHVLQKAVVNARLPYQSSTRSLRRYATFIATSNNFDLLTDPTGSRRFVCVEIEGLIDYIQPIDYGQLYAEAKEMLRRGERFWFTHEEEAAIVENNQRFQQVPAEEQLFLRYFTIPEDTEGLKPLLATEILDIIAEKHPGFIITKTMILNFGKLLKRNNVPNKRTNRGTCYYVKEING
- a CDS encoding HU family DNA-binding protein, whose amino-acid sequence is MAHFYVVRAKTDKTGPVEKKLFYGVPVSTGRVTTEKLAEVIADRCSLTRGDVLVTVCELSDVIKECLKDGYSVELKDMGDLYLSAASEGYEDKKDCTPHRVKAKRVCFRMSPRLRKEMKFFKFERYPFE
- a CDS encoding SPFH domain-containing protein is translated as MGLFSRPTVPSPSGGHSFVDVIQNEGNNTGRGLIAWRHPSSDFNTHSKILVRKGEEAIFENGASEWAVFPSGTECELKTQNIAVIRSFREALSGGKSYFPCRVYFVSVEEFEIPWGTIDPIGYTCPLLGAGAQLRGGGIYVIRVIDTETFVKKVLRDNSSYTTDHLKEKLFERVYQEIADIISSVLEKNGINSMECSKKKKEIAQLSLPDIQKLLEAYGIMLVDFTISLELDEEQRQMYEQAVRLQRMSAQGEAQARIIGAHSKVEELHTMGNAYATIKGMDMLQTIAENPGAGGIASAGAGLGMGMAAGGTFANITQSVFPGNQVQQPAQAPAQPDPMESLQKMKQMLDAGLIPQAVYDQKVEEILSRL
- the tsaB gene encoding tRNA (adenosine(37)-N6)-threonylcarbamoyltransferase complex dimerization subunit type 1 TsaB — encoded protein: MSCILNIDTSTLVCSLALSADGEVLFEKTSFDGPSHAALLGVFVEEALAVLKAKALTLDAVAVSSGPGSYTGLRIGVSVAKGLCFGFGIPLIGIHTLDILAATAIRQQPLADGGLYCAMLDARRMEVYATLYDAGLNTIRATSADVVDEQTYAAYLEKGTVCFFGNGAAKCREVIASSNAIFIDGIHPLAVNMIPLAEKAFAAGQFEDVAYFEPFYLKEFQATIAKNKVLG
- a CDS encoding YicC/YloC family endoribonuclease → MIQSMTGFGKVTAELPSKKVTVEIKALNSKQLDLSTRIPSIYKDKEMQIRSQLLQSLERGKVDFSIYIEYIGKDTPTQINLTAFESYYSQIKDIADKLNIALPTDWFQTLLKMPDVIKSEIVEVDESEWEVVFTAVKEAIKHLCDFRIQEGAMLQKLFEEKIGNIARLLTEVEEYEGERIEKIKTRIMDNLEKIANQDYDKNRFEQEMIYYIEKLDVNEEKNRLDNHLKYFISTMKDGHGQGKKLGFIAQEMGREINTLGSKSNHAEMQKIVVQMKDELEQIKEQVLNVL
- the gmk gene encoding guanylate kinase, translating into MAGKLIIFSAPSGSGKSTIINYLLKQNLNLHFSISATSRAPRGTEKNGVEYYFLTPDEFRSHIAAGDFLEYEEVYTDKYYGTLKSEVERILNEGNNVIFDVDVVGGCNIKKFYGDRALSVFIQPPSIDHLRERLEGRGTDTPEVIDSRIAKAEFELGFIPHFDVCIVNDDLETAQKEAFEVIKNFLTKP